Within Pseudomonas cichorii, the genomic segment ATAGCAAAGCAACGAAAAGCCCCGCACCAGGCGGGGCTTTTGTCGGTTACCAGTGGCCGCGTGGCGGGCCATAGTAGGCGGGTGGCGGCGCATAACGACGGTAGTAGACCGGTGGCGGAGCCGGGTAACGTTCCACAACCTCATAAGCCGGCGCCGGCTGGTAGTAAACCACTGGTGGAGGAGGCGGCGCGTAGTAGACCGGCTGCGGTTGAACATAGACCGGCTGGCGTTCTACATACACTGTCCTGTCACGGCTGGACGAAACTGCGGCTCCAACCACGGCAGCGCCGACGATTGCACCCAGTACGGCTGGCCCACCCCAGCCACGATCAGCGTTGGCCTGGCCTGCCAATGCCAAGGCACCTATAAACAAGGCAATTTTGGGGATATGACGAATCATGACTGTTCCTCGCTCTCAACCCGTTGTCGCGGGCCTGCATTACGCTCAAGCACTGCCACGGGATAACTCTAAGACATCGTAATTTGAGAAAACGGCGAAGCCGTTAGGTAAATTTTGTGTAAGGGGGCCGGCGATGTTTGTGCCGCCTGTTCATCGTTTGGGCTCGGAGCAGATTTTACGCTTGCTCCGAGGGGTTAATCCAATACCGTTTGGTAGGAAAGGTGTAGATGAAGTGCAAGACTGAAGGATTAAAAGAACTTGCCCAAGCCAAGGCGTCTAAAGCGCCACAGTGGTATAAAACCAAAGAAAGCAAGGGCGAGTCCTGAAGAAAGCTTACGACCCAGACTGGCGTGTTGTCATTAGCCAGGTGTCGATCTGTGCAGGGGGGCACGCGCGCCTTGGCGACGCTGAGCGAGCAGGGGGAGTTGAGTCATACGCAAACTCACTCCAGCCTCGCCAGCCGCTCTTCAAGCGCCGCAATCCTTGCTTCCAGCTCATCAATTCTCTCGCTCGATGCGGATGCCGACTGCCGCTCCGGCTGGTTTTGCCGGGCTGCAAGGAGGTCTTGCAGGTCTGCCGGGTCGCCCAGCGAATGCATGTAGCGATCTTCGCGCTGACCGGGCTGGCGTGGCAGCAGGGTTGCCAGGCCTCGGGCGATGAGGCGGTCCAATTGGTGGACGACTTGTTCGCTGTCTTCAAAATCGTGCATGCGGTTGCTGCGGGTCAGCAGTTCGTTGCTGGTTTGCGGGCCGCGCAGCAGTAGCAGGCCGGTCAGGATCATCTGGGCTGGCACCAGCTCCAGGTGCTTGTCGACCTTGTGTTCCCAGCGGTCGGCGCGGCTGCCCATGACCAGGCGGGCGAGGCCCCGATTTTCCAGGGCGCGCAGGCTTTGGCCAACCTGGCCCTGAGTCAGATTCATCACCGGGTCGCGGCTGGTTTTCTGGTTACAGGCAATGACCAGTGCATTGAGTGTCAGAGGGTAGGTTTCCGGGCTGGTGGCCTGTTTTTCGATCAGGCAGCCGAGAATGCGCACTTCGGTGCTGTTGAGTTGCAACGATTCGGTGTCATCGGCCGATTCGGTTGAAGAATGTTCGGTGGTCATTACGCTTTCCCTGAGCGATGGCGGGGTGTCAGCCTAGGGGCTGCGCTGAATTATTGCCAGTGCGCCGATGATTCGCGTCATGGTATGGAGAAAAGACTCGCCATCTTTCCTGAAGAGCATGTCTATAATTCCCGACTTTCACTTTCAGGATTTGTCATGTCTATTTCCCTGTACGCCGCTTCCGTTCCTGTATTCCAGCAAATGCTCAACGCGCTGAATGACGTTCTGGTCAAGGCCGAGGCCCACGCGACCGAGAAGAAAATCCAGCCTGAAGCCCTGTTGCAGGCGCGCCTGTTCCCGGACATGCTGCCTTTCACTCGTCAGATTCAGATTGCCGTGGATTTCGCCAAAGGCGCTTCGGCCCGTCTGGCAGGCGTCGAGATTCCAAAGTACGAAGACACCGAAACCACCTTTGCCGATCTGCAAGCCCTGATCGCCAAGACTCTGGCCTTCATCGCCAGCATCAAGCCGGAAGATGTCGACGGCAAGGAAGGCATCGAGATCGTTCTGCGTCCTGGCACCGACAAGGAGAAACGCCTCAACGGCCAGGCTTACCTGCTCAGCTATGCCTTGCCGCAGTTCTTTTTCCATGTCACCACAGCCTATGACCTGCTACGTCACAATGGCGTGGAAATCGGCAAGCGCGATTACATGGGCAAGTTCTAAGCTCAGTCGGTAAACAGCTTGTTTCGGGCACTCTCGGTAATGGCGACAATACCGGGGTGCCTGACCTTTCGTTCGACGGTAATGGCATAGAACGATTCGGTCACCGATTCGGTCTGGCCGATGATTTTCACGTCATATTGGCTCTGTACTTCATCGGCGATCACGCTGGGCGCGACGAATACGCCGCTGCCGGATTTGCCAAAAGCTTTCATCAGGGCGCTGTCATCGAACTCCCCGATAATCCGCGGCTGGATTTTCTGTTCGGCGAACCAGCGCATCAACCTGCCACGAACCACGGTG encodes:
- a CDS encoding YceH family protein, translated to MTTEHSSTESADDTESLQLNSTEVRILGCLIEKQATSPETYPLTLNALVIACNQKTSRDPVMNLTQGQVGQSLRALENRGLARLVMGSRADRWEHKVDKHLELVPAQMILTGLLLLRGPQTSNELLTRSNRMHDFEDSEQVVHQLDRLIARGLATLLPRQPGQREDRYMHSLGDPADLQDLLAARQNQPERQSASASSERIDELEARIAALEERLARLE
- a CDS encoding DUF1993 domain-containing protein; this encodes MSISLYAASVPVFQQMLNALNDVLVKAEAHATEKKIQPEALLQARLFPDMLPFTRQIQIAVDFAKGASARLAGVEIPKYEDTETTFADLQALIAKTLAFIASIKPEDVDGKEGIEIVLRPGTDKEKRLNGQAYLLSYALPQFFFHVTTAYDLLRHNGVEIGKRDYMGKF